In Salmo salar chromosome ssa03, Ssal_v3.1, whole genome shotgun sequence, a single genomic region encodes these proteins:
- the LOC106601057 gene encoding glucosidase 2 subunit beta — translation MSCALLLLLMSLALAMGTGAAVEVQRPRGVPLSKRQFYEENKPFTCLDGSSTIPFDRVNDDYCDCRDGSDEPGTAACPNGSFHCTNAGFRPAFIPSSRINDGICDCCDTTDEYNSGATCQNTCREMGRKERESLQIMAEITKEGFMLKQQLIHEAKRGQEDKRGKLTELQGSKKGLEGKVEALRTVKETAEDPEKEAKERHLKSWEEQKELIRMEKDKTRMAEAFLELDDDADGYVSVAELQSHLELDPDSDGSLTETETQGLLGGADKVDTSTFETVWSGIKDKYLSEGLSDPPAPVETPQEEETRDFVSDHDSDHYPEDYAGEEEDVEDDEEDDDHEEEEEEKVPPTAQTPEKREDDEVSMPSYDTETQSLIDAAQKARDDFDEAERALGEVDDQMKNLEKEIGFDFGPSAEFAYLYSQCYELSTSEYIYRLCPFNRVSQKPKFGGSETNLGLWGQWSGPEDNLYSVMKYDHGQGCWQGPNRSTTVKLTCGKETVVTSTSEPSRCEYLMEFTTPAVCQEPASLDEVLHEHTEL, via the exons ATGTCTTGTGCGCTTCTACTGTTGTTGATGAGCTTGGCTTTGGCGATGGGCACTGGCGCAGCGGTGGAGGTCCAGCGTCCACGCGGAGTACCACTATCAA AGAGACAGTTCTATGAGGAGAACAAGCCCTTTACCTGTTTGGATGGCTCCAGCACCATCCCCTTTGACCGGGTCAACGATGACTACTGCGACTGCAGGGATGGCTCGGATGAACCAG GTACTGCTGCCTGCCCCAACGGCAGCTTCCACTGCACCAACGCTGGCTTCAGACCCGCCTTCATCCCTTCCTCCCGGATCAACGACGGTATCTGTG ACTGCTGTGACACGACAGACGAGTACAATAGTGGTGCCACTTGTCAAAACACCTGCAG GGAGATGGGGCGCAAGGAGAGGGAGAGTCTGCAGATAATGGCTGAGATCACCAAGGAAGGCTTTATGCTCAAACAACAACTGATACATGAAGCTAAAAGGGGACAGGAGGACAAACGG GGCAAGTTGACTGAGCTGCAGGGTAGTAAGAAGGGTCTGGAGGGGAAGGTGGAGGCTCTGAGGACTGTGAAAGAAACAGCAGAGGATCCAGAGAAAGAGGCTAAAGAGCGCCACCTGAAGTCTTGGGAGG AACAAAAAGAACTCATCCGTATGGAGAAGGACAAAACTAGAATGGCTGAGGCTTTTCTTGAGCTGGATGATGATGCAGATGGCta TGTTTCTGTGGCTGAGCTGCAGTCCCATCTAGAGCTGGATCCAGATTCAGATGGCTCTCTGACAGAAACAGAGACTCAG GGATTGCTGGGAGGAGCAGACAAGGTGGACACGTCAACATTTGAAACTGTGTGGAGCGGCATCAAAGACAAGTACCTGTCAGAG GGCCTTTCGGACCCCCCTGCCCCAGTGGAGACCCCCCAGGAGGAGGAGACCAGGGACTTTGTCTCTGACCATGACTCTGACCACTACCCCGAGGATTacgctggagaggaggaggatgtggaggaCGACGAGGAAGATGATGatcatgaggaggaggaagaagagaag GTCCCTCCCACCGCGCAGACCCCAGAGAAAAGAGAGGACGATGAGGTGTCCATGCCATCGTACGACACAGAGACCCAGAGCCTTATTGATG CTGCCCAGAAAGCCAGGGATGATTTTGATGAAGCTGAGAGGGCTCTCGGGGAAGTAGACGATCAAATGAA GAACCTTGAGAAGGAGATTGGCTTTGACTTTGGGCCAAGTGCAGAATTTGCATACCTCTACAGCCAGTGCTACGAATTATCCACAAGCGA GTACATCTACAGGCTGTGTCCATTCAATAGGGTCTCCCAGAAACCTAAGTTTGGGGGATCAGAGACCAACCTTGG CTTGTGGGGACAATGGTCTGGTCCTGAAGACAATTTATACTCGGTGATGAAGTATGACCATGGGCAGGGGTGCTGGCAGGGCCCCAACAGGTCCACCACA GTCAAGCTGACTTGTGGGAAGGAGACGGTGGTGACGTCCACATCAGAGCCCAGTCGCTGTGAGTACCTCATGGAGTTCACCACCCCAGCCGTGTGCCAGGAGCCAGCCAGCCTGGACGAAGTCCTGCACGAACACACAGAGCTGTAG